Proteins co-encoded in one Populus trichocarpa isolate Nisqually-1 chromosome 10, P.trichocarpa_v4.1, whole genome shotgun sequence genomic window:
- the LOC7468404 gene encoding uncharacterized protein LOC7468404 isoform X3 produces MGGVVGSGTGQRGDREIPLDWRPLKWTRSGSLSSRGSGFSHSSSSKSLGGVDSNEGKTELQPKNATPVQSPSVDVAARVTSVALSEEISSRKKARLGWGEGLAKYEKKKVEGPDASENKDGAAVSASNMESIHFQTSNLADKSPRVMGFSDCASPATPSSVACSSSPGLEEKTFLKSTNADNIASNLCGSPSVGSQSHIEGLSFNLEKMDVSSIANLGSSLAELLQSDDPSSMDSGFVRSTAMNKVLVWKSDISKALELTESEIDSLENELKSMKFEYGSRCPWPAASSPLFVSDVKPCSVQGVASNSVPRPSPLQVASRGDGIVEKVSLCNGGLEVHGDVKDDDIDSPGTATSKLVEPVCLVRIDSSTVALENDFDGIQSARMDLKGPVPRADDEETGVFACKDDVISSGDVISETNGEDNLCSLILASNKESASGASEVFNKLFPSDQCKFDFSCVTNGSSWQSGDLVVEKIAKKKRLLRFKETAVTLKFKAFQHLWKEEMRLPSLRKYPAKSQKKWEPSLRTTHIGYQKHRSSIRARFSSPAGNLSLVPTTEILNFTSKLLSDSQVKPYRNALKMPALILDKKEKMGSRFISSNGLVEDPYAVEKERAMINPWTSDEKEIFMHKLATFGKDFRKIASFLDHKSTADCVEFYYKNHKSDCFEKTKKSKQTKSSTNYLMASSTKWNRELNAASLDILGVASRIAADADHAMNSQQLCSGRIFSRGYRNSKITEGDDGILERSSSFDVLGNERETVAADVLGSLSSEAMGSCITTSVDLMEGYREQKCQKVDSVAKAPLISDVMENFDEETCSDESCGEMDPTDWTDEEKSIFIQAVSSYGKDFAMISQVVRTRTRDQCKVFFSKARKCLGLDLMHPGPRKSRTPVSDNANGGGSDTEDACAMETGSAICSDKLDSKIDEDLPSSIMNTEHDESDAEEMIGLHEDLNGTEGNNACGILDKNDSRVVDEMVSDPSEAGQSADLAFNVDSKFVNTVHQSEPVQAQKMLIASANAESERDQVADKVVSVVESLSVVGAVDVSTSNASTAVELKGVAEVSGNGLQNGFTEQELFLPENSLGSPSGLMQDSTSNASHHPVHMDSCSEFSCSLENMHQVSVQLESVEKPPVISLPQENNLALTNSILQDSAVIQFEKRHKQDTLQESSRDKQGKISVSGDDYFQHLSDHPLLNHNESSQIPRGYSLQIPTKKEMNGVISGRLLSGAQSLPNSEKNVTSQSEAQECYLQKCSSLKAQHSVPELPFISQRRGRGSDHLRDHSRRSSDVEKPCRNGDVKLFGKILSNPLQKQNSSARENGEKEAQHLKPTSKSSTFKFTGHHPTEGNMTLLKCDPNNQPGLENVPMRSYGFWDGNRIQTGFPSMPDSATLLVKYPAAFSNYHVSSSKMPQQTLQAAVKSNECNLNGISVFPSREITGSNGVVDYQMYRSHDSTGVPSFTVDMKQREVILAEMQRLNGQQTRGMAGVNVVGRGGILVGGACTGVSDPVAAIKRHYAKADQYGGQSGIVFREEESWRGKGDIGR; encoded by the exons ATGGGTGGTGTCGTTGGTTCGGGCACAGGCCAAAGAGGTGATAGAGAGATCCCACTTGATTGGAGGCCTCTTAAATGGACACGCTCTGGAAGCTTGTCTTCCCGAGGGTCTGGTTTCAGTCATTCAAGTAGCTCGAAGAGCCTTGGGGGTGTAGATTCAAATGAAGGAAAGACTGAGTTGCAGCCAAAGAATGCCACTCCAGTTCAATCTCCATCAGTGGATGTTGCAGCCCGCGTTACTTCTGTAGCACTATCTGAAGAGATTTCTTCTAGGAAAAAGGCGCGCCTTGGATGGGGTGAGGGGCTGGCAAAGTATGAGAAGAAGAAAGTTGAAGGCCCAGATGCAAGTGAGAACAAAGATGGAGCTGCCGTTTCCGCTAGTAACATGGAGTCCATTcattttcaaacttcaaacttGGCTGACAAGAGCCCCagagttatgggcttttcagatTGTGCATCTCCTGCAACGCCTTCCTCCGTTGCTTGTAGTTCCTCACCAG GTTTAGAGGAGAAAACTTTTCTGAAGTCAACAAATGCTGATAACATTGCTAGTAACTTATGTGGTTCACCTAGTGTTGGTTCTCAAAGCCATATTGAGggattatcttttaatttagagAAGATGGATGTTAGTTCTATAGCTAATCTGGGATCTTCCCTTGCTGAATTGCTTCAGTCTGATGATCCAAGTTCTATGGACTCTGGTTTTGTGAGGTCTACTGCAATGAATAAGGTACTTGTATGGAAAAGTGACATTTCAAAGGCATTGGAATTGACGGAATCTGAAATTGATTCTCTTGAAAATGAACTTAAGTCCATGAAATTTGAATATGGAAGCAGGTGTCCCTGGCCTGCAGCATCCAGTCCTCTGTTTGTGAGTGATGTAAAACCTTGTAGTGTACAGGGGGTGGCCTCTAACAGTGTCCCTCGACCTTCTCCCTTGCAAGTTGCATCACGTGGGGATGGAATTGTGGAGAAGGTTTCTCTTTGCAATGGTGGGCTGGAAGTTCATGGTGATGTTAAGGATGATGATATTGATAGTCCTGGAACTGCTACATCTAAGCTTGTTGAACCAGTTTGCTTGGTGAGGATAGATTCATCGACCGTTGCCttggaaaatgattttgatgGTATTCAGTCTGCAAGGATGGACTTGAAAGGCCCAGTTCCCCGTGCTGATGATGAAGAGACTGGTGTATTTGCATGCAAAGATGATGTAATTTCTTCTGGTGATGTGATTTCAGAAACAAATGGAGAAGATAATTTATGTAGTTTAATACTGGCTTCTAATAAAGAATCTGCTAGTGGAGCATCTGAAGTATTCAATAAGTTATTTCCTAGTGATCAGTGTAAGTTTGATTTTTCGTGTGTTACCAATGGATCCTCTTGGCAGAGTGGTGACTTAGTTGTGGAAAAAATTGCTAAAAAGAAACGGCtattaagatttaaggagacAGCTGTAACCCTTAAGTTTAAAGCTTTTCAGCATCTGTGGAAGGAAGAAATGCGACTGCCTTCTTTAAGGAAGTATCCTGCGAAGTCTCAGAAGAAATGGGAACCAAGCTTGCGGACAACTCATATTGGGTATCAAAAACATCGTTCTTCTATTCGTGCTCGATTCTCTTCTCCTG CTGGAAATTTGAGCCTGGTCCCTACAACAGAGATCCTCAACTTCACAAGCAAGCTGCTTTCAGATTCTCAGGTCAAGCCATACAGGAATGCTTTGAAAATGCCAGCTCTAATTTTGGACAAGAAAGAGAAGATGGGATCACGGTTTATCTCTAGTAATGGATTGGTTGAAGATCCTTATGCTGTTGAGAAGGAAAGAGCTATGATCAATCCCTGGACTTCTGATGAGAAAGAAATTTTCATGCATAAGCTAGCAACGTTTGGGAAGGATTTCCGAAAAATTGCTTCCTTTCTTGATCACAAGTCAACTGCAGACTGTGTTGAATTCTACTACAAAAATCACAAATctgattgttttgaaaaaaccaagaagAGTAAGCAAACTAAATCTTCTACTAACTACTTGATGGCATCAAGTACGAAATGGAATCGTGAATTGAACGCTGCTTCGCTTGATATTTTGGGTGTGGCTTCACGGATTGCAGCTGATGCTGACCATGCTATGAACAGTCAGCAGTTGTGCTCTGGGAGAATCTTTTCCAGAGGCTATCGTAATTCTAAAATAACAGAAGGTGATGATGGTATTTTAGAAAGATCAAGCAGTTTTGATGTTCTTGGGAATGAAAGAGAGACTGTTGCTGCTGATGTCTTGGGTTCACTGTCCTCAGAGGCCATGGGTTCTTGTATTACTACTTCTGTTGATCTCATGGAGGGCTATCGAGAACAGAAGTGCCAAAAGGTGGATTCTGTTGCAAAAGCACCTTTGATATCTGATGTTATGGAGAATTTTGATGAAGAAACCTGCTCAGATGAGAGTTGTGGGGAGATGGATCCTACTGATTGGACAGATGAGGAAAAGTCCATCTTTATACAAGCTGTGTCATCTTATGGCAAGGATTTTGCAATGATCTCCCAAGTTGTCAGGACAAGAACTAGAGACCAGTGCAAGGTGTTTTTTAGCAAGGCCCGGAAGTGTCTTGGACTGGATTTGATGCATCCTGGACCCAGAAAGTCCAGGACACCAGTTAGCGATAATGCAAATGGAGGTGGGAGTGACACTGAAGATGCTTGTGCCATGGAGACTGGATCAGCTATCTGTAGTGATAAGTTGGACTCTAAGATTGATGAGGACTTGCCATCGTCCATCATGAATACAGAGCATGATGAATCTGATGCAGAGGAGATGATAGGATTGCATGAGGACCTGAATGGAACTGAAGGCAATAATGCATGTGGGATATTAGATAAGAATGATTCCAGGGTTGTAGATGAAATGGTTTCTGATCCATCTGAGGCAGGGCAGAGTGCTGATCTAGCTTTCAATGTTGACAGCAAATTCGTGAATACTGTTCATCAGTCAGAGCCTGTACAGGCCCAGAAAATGTTGATTGCATCAGCTAATGCAGAATCTGAAAGAGATCAAGTAGCTGACAAGGTTGTTTCTGTTGTCGAATCACTGTCTGTTGTAGGTGCAGTTGATGTCAGCACATCCAATGCAAGTACTGCAGTTGAGTTGAAAGGTGTAGCTGAGGTCTCTGGTAATGGATTGCAAAATGGTTTTACAGAGCAAGAACTTTTTTTACCTGAAAATAGTTTGGGTAGTCCAAGTGGCTTGATGCAAGATTCAACCAGCAATGCTTCACACCATCCTGTACATATGGATTCCTGTTCAGAATTCAGCTGTagtttagaaaatatgcatcaAGTCTCTGTCCAGTTAGAATCTGTGGAAAAGCCTCCTGTCATCTCATTGCCACAGGAAAATAATCTTGCTTTAACAAATTCCATCTTACAAGATTCTGCTGTCATCCAATTTGAGAAAAGGCACAAACAGGATACACTTCAGGAGAGCAGTAGGGATAAGCAGGGTAAAATATCTGTTAGTGGAGATGATTACTTCCAGCATCTGTCGGATCATCCTTTGTTGAACCATAATGAATCCTCCCAGATCCCCCGGGGTTATTCACTGCAAATTCCTACAAAGAAAGAGATGAATGGGGTTATTTCTGGTAGGCTTCTTTCTGGAGCTCAAAGCCTTCCAAACTCAGAAAAGAATGTCACCAGTCAGTCTGAAGCTCAGGAGTGCTATCTTCAAAAGTGTAGCAGTTTGAAAGCTCAGCATTCAGTGCCTGAGCTTCCATTCATATCCCAACGGCGTGGACGTGGAAGTGATCATCTGAGAGATCATTCACGGAGGTCATCAGATGTGGAAAAGCCATGTAGGAATGGTGATGTTAAACTGTTTGGTAAAATACTCAGTAACCCCTTGCAAAAGCAGAATTCTAGTGCTCGTGAGAATGGTGAAAAAGAGGCCCAGCATCTTAAACCAACAAGCAAGTCCTCAACTTTTAAATTTACTGGCCATCACCCTACAGAGGGTAACATGACTCTCTTGAAGTGTGATCCTAATAATCAGCCTGGCCTGGAGAATGTTCCCATGAGAAGCTATGGTTTCTGGGATGGGAACAGAATACAGACTGGGTTTCCATCTATGCCTGATTCTGCTACTTTACTGGTCAAGTATCCTGCTGCATTTAGCAATTACCATGTGTCATCATCCAAAATGCCCCAGCAGACATTGCAAGCTGCTGTCAAGAGTAACGAGTGTAATCTGAATGGCATTTCTGTTTTTCCTTCAAGGGAAATAACTGGGAGCAATGGAGTGGTGGACTATCAAATGTACAGAAGCCATGACAGCACTGGAGTGCCGTCATTTACTGTAGATATGAAGCAGCGGGAGGTTATATTAGCTGAGATGCAAAGACTGAATGGGCAGCAAACAAGGGGGATGGCAGGGGTGAATGTTGTTGGAAGAGGGGGGATTCTTGTTGGGGGAGCTTGCACAGGTGTTTCAGATCCTGTGGCAGCCATTAAACGGCACTATGCCAAAGCTGATCAGTATGGTGGGCAAAGTGGAATTGTCTTCAGAGAAGAAGAATCTTGGAGAGGTAAGGGGGACATAGGCAGGTAG